In the Candidatus Rhodoblastus alkanivorans genome, one interval contains:
- the aroQ gene encoding type II 3-dehydroquinate dehydratase — translation MSRLVTVLNGPNLNLLGQREPEIYGSETIADVERACHARANELKLEVHFHQSNREYELIDWIHEARGRAGGIVINPAAFTHTSVALLDALNAFEGPVIEVHISNIHKREEFRHHSFVSRRADGVIAGCGVQGYELALLRLARLIDATG, via the coding sequence ATGAGCCGCCTCGTCACTGTTCTGAATGGCCCCAATCTCAACCTGCTCGGCCAGCGCGAGCCGGAAATCTACGGCTCGGAGACCATCGCCGACGTTGAGCGCGCGTGCCATGCGCGGGCGAACGAATTGAAGCTGGAGGTGCATTTCCATCAAAGCAACCGCGAATATGAGCTGATCGACTGGATTCACGAGGCGCGGGGCAGGGCCGGAGGCATCGTCATCAATCCGGCCGCCTTCACCCATACGTCGGTGGCTTTGCTCGACGCCCTCAACGCCTTCGAAGGCCCGGTGATCGAGGTGCATATTTCCAACATTCACAAGCGCGAGGAATTTCGCCATCATTCCTTCGTTTCGCGCCGCGCCGACGGCGTCATCGCCGGCTGCGGCGTTCAAGGCTACGAACTCGCTCTTCTGCGCCTTGCCCGCCTGATCGACGCCACAGGGTGA